ATGGCCACAGCGTTTTGATGAACAAGGTGGGTCAAAATATCCTGACTGATATTCAGCGCGACCTGTTTGCCCGTTTTATGGGTATGGATCTGGCCTTTTTCCACGCTAACCCCAGCGGCCAGTTGCTGTCGCGGATCATCAACGATGTCAGCGTGATGCGCGCGGCGGTGGCCGATGCCCTGACCGGGATTGGGAAAAGCTTTCTGACGCTGATTTTTCTGATTGGTGTGATGTTTTATCAGGATTGGAAACTGTCATTGATAGCCTTCACCGTGTTTCCACTGGCGGCGGGGATGGTGGCGTATGTGGGGCGCCGTCTGCGCAAAGTTTCTGGGAATATTCAGAATGAAACGGCCGGTCTGTCCGATATGCTGTCGCAAATCTTCCTCGGCGTACGGCAGGTGAAGGCCTATGGCATGGAAGGATATGAATCCGAACGCGCCGGCAACGCCATTAAACGCGTGCGCAATCTGGTCATGAAATCGGTGCGGATCGGCAACCTGACCGTTCCGGTGAATGAAACGCTGATCGGTTTGGCTGTATTCGGTATCGTTGTTTATGGCGGCTACAAAATTGTTGATGGCCAAACGACAGTGGGATCGTTGATGTCGTTTATTGCCGCCTTTGCACTGGCCTATGAGCCGATCAAGAAGCTGGCAAAGTTGAACAATTCTCTGCAGATGGGACTTGGCGCGACGGAACGTGTGTTCCAGATGATCGATATGAAACCCGCCATCCGCAACATGCCGAACGCGGTAGAGTTGAACACACGCATGCCGGAAATTCGCCTGGAAAACGTTGTGTTTCAATATGAGGGCGGCGATGGCCCGGCCTTGCAGGGTGTGACCCTGATTATCCCACCGGGCAAGGTGACGGCATTGGTTGGCCCGTCCGGCGGTGGTAAATCCACCATCATGAATTTGATCCCGCGTTTCTATGACGTAAACGAAGGCGGGGTCAGTGTGGATGGATATGATGTCCGCGAACTGACCATGGAATCCCTGCGCCGTCATATCGCGCTGGTGTCACAAGATATTACGATTTTTGACGATACGGCGATGGCGAACATTGCCTATGGCCTGCAAGGGGCCACGTTGGATGAAGTCAAAGCCGCAGCCCGCGCCGCCGAAGCCGACACGTTTATCAGCGCCTTGCCCGAAGGGTATAACACCCGCCTTGGTGAGAATGGCGTGAAATTATCCGGGGGACAGCGCCAACGGATCGCCATTGCCCGCGCCATTTTACGTGACGCGCCGATTTTGCTGTTGGATGAGGCGACATCCGCACTGGACAATGAATCCGAACAGGCAATTCAACGCACGTTAAATAAACTGCAAACCGGGCGCACAACGCTTGTGATTGCACACCGCCTGTCGACCGTGCAGAACGCGGACCAGATTATTGTTCTGAAAGATGGAAAAATCGCGGAACAGGGCAAGCATGATGATCTTCTGGCACAGGGCTTGATCTATGCCCGCATGTATCAGG
The window above is part of the Micavibrio aeruginosavorus ARL-13 genome. Proteins encoded here:
- a CDS encoding ABC transporter ATP-binding protein produces the protein MTTTPQPPSPKRDSTYVMVRRLVRDYVRPYFGTLGWAILFMLIGAGTTAAFAGLIEPVMDHVMVAQNKGMILPLAVGILLCFFVSGMATYGHSVLMNKVGQNILTDIQRDLFARFMGMDLAFFHANPSGQLLSRIINDVSVMRAAVADALTGIGKSFLTLIFLIGVMFYQDWKLSLIAFTVFPLAAGMVAYVGRRLRKVSGNIQNETAGLSDMLSQIFLGVRQVKAYGMEGYESERAGNAIKRVRNLVMKSVRIGNLTVPVNETLIGLAVFGIVVYGGYKIVDGQTTVGSLMSFIAAFALAYEPIKKLAKLNNSLQMGLGATERVFQMIDMKPAIRNMPNAVELNTRMPEIRLENVVFQYEGGDGPALQGVTLIIPPGKVTALVGPSGGGKSTIMNLIPRFYDVNEGGVSVDGYDVRELTMESLRRHIALVSQDITIFDDTAMANIAYGLQGATLDEVKAAARAAEADTFISALPEGYNTRLGENGVKLSGGQRQRIAIARAILRDAPILLLDEATSALDNESEQAIQRTLNKLQTGRTTLVIAHRLSTVQNADQIIVLKDGKIAEQGKHDDLLAQGLIYARMYQAGLKE